In Hermetia illucens chromosome 5, iHerIll2.2.curated.20191125, whole genome shotgun sequence, a single window of DNA contains:
- the LOC119657981 gene encoding 40S ribosomal protein S14, whose product MAPRKNKAQKEEVQVSLGPQVREGEMVFGVAHIYASFNDTFVHVTDLSGRETIARVTGGMKVKADRDEASPYAAMLAAQDVAEKCKSLGITALHIKLRATGGNKTKTPGPGAQSALRALARSSMKIGRIEDVTPIPSDSTRRKGGRRGRRL is encoded by the exons ATGGCACCACGTAAGAATAAAGCCCAAAAAGAGGAAGTCCAAGTTTCGCTTGGACCACAAGTTCGTGAAGGTGAAATGGTATTCGGTGTTGCTCACATTTATGCCAGCTTCAACGATACCTTCGTCCATGTCACCGATTTGTCTGGCAGGGAAACAATCGCCCGTGTCACCGGAGGAATGAAGGTGAAGGCTGATCGTGATGAAGCCTCTCCCTACGCTGCTATGTTGGCCGCTCAG GATGTCGCTGAAAAGTGCAAATCCCTGGGAATCACCGCTCTCCACATCAAGCTCCGTGCCACCGGTGGCAACAAGACAAAAACTCCAGGACCTGGAGCTCAATCGGCTCTTCGCGCTTTGGCACGTTCATCAATGAAAATTGGACGTATTGAGGACGTGACTCCAATTCCATCAGATTCCACTCGCAGGAAGGGTGGTCGTCGTGGTCGCCgattgtaa
- the LOC119658018 gene encoding dynactin subunit 4 gives MASFMLPPVVSYACSCGLINPITKLYFCRHCLQLRCGFCVCHEVDSHFCSSCLENIPSSEAKLKKNRCNNCFNCPSCQHTLSARATTVVVPKKVDDPEKGDGDDKEKDKVITRKMYYLSCLACRWTTRDVGIPDQTVASGAWPECEYANQTRLNAIMEYYQSVVLQEKQEKQDLWKRKTPKKHKYFSLTDRTGLTVSMIRRQMGWADKAPPKPKAITPSEASEEVDELPESIFTEPVNLKNITTIKQRHSQPADQPETVDNLFPQRKSLWIKRSLRCRQCEHNIIKPEYHPTSIKYRIQLFASYHVPEVRLVKCEQPLKAGVANFVILNFANPTMHDMVVKIIELPSEDEEALLIEEFRRGFEKQTSLTSTPSLTSALSRQTSLNEEPRFVDKRTTAKLEYPNVPFTVNHRDDSAEFDEDTQIQQEEPPFVIWRKSNKVSVKLGFTPDPDLASNDEVVVGFSMQYNYVNTVINTADRSEPQKHTLHARVYVKVGNITSESA, from the exons ATGGCTAGTTTTATGCTCCCGCCTGTTGTCAGCTATGCCTGCTCCTGTGGTTTAATCAATCCAATTACCAAATTGTATTTTTGTCGTCACTGCTTGCAACTGAGGTGTGGCTTTTGTGTCTGCCATGAA GTTGATTCTCATTTTTGTTCCAGCTGCTTGGAGAATATTCCTTCTTCGGAAGCCAAGCTGAAGAAAAATCGATGCAATAACTGCTTCAACTGTCCCAGTTGCCAGCATACGCTTTCGGCTAGGGCGACTACTGTGGTCGTGCCAAA AAAAGTAGACGACCCGGAGAAAGGCGATGGAGACGACAAAGAAAAGGATAAAGTCATCACCCGAAAAATGTATTACTTGTCCTGTTTGGCGTGCAGATGGACTACTCGCGATGTCGGCATTCCAGATCAAACCGTTG CTTCAGGAGCATGGCCAGAATGCGAGTACGCCAACCAAACACGTTTGAATGCTATCATGGAATACTACCAATCCGTAGTTCTTCAAGAGAAGCAAGAAAAACAAGATCTCTGGAAGCGAAAGACACCAAAAAAgcataaatatttttctttgacg GATAGAACTGGCCTAACCGTGTCCATGATTCGCCGTCAGATGGGTTGGGCTGACAAGGCTCCTCCCAAGCCCAAAGCTATCACTCCTTCTGAAGCAAGCGAGGAGGTAGATGAGCTTCCGGAGTCAATTTTTACCGAACCAGTCAATCTTAAAAACA TAACAACAATCAAGCAAAGACATTCGCAACCAGCCGATCAACCAGAAACTGTGGATAACCTCTTTCCACAAAGGAAAAGTTTATGGATAAAACGTTCCCTCCGTTGTCGACAATGCGAACACAACATCATTAAGCCCGAATATCACCCAACATCCATCAAATATCGCATTCAATTGTTCGCTAGTTATCACGTTCCCGAAGTGCGTTTAGTTAAATGCGAGCAGCCGCTTAAAGCAGGTGTTGCTAATTTCGTGATTTTGAACTTCGCAAACCCAACTATGCATGATATGGTTGTTAAAATCATTGAGTTGCCTAGTGAAGACGAAGAGGCCTTACTGATTGAGGAATTTCGTCGAGGATTCGAAAAACAAACTTCGCTAACATCAACTCCTAGTCTAACTTCAGCTCTGTCTCGACAAACTTCCCTGAATGAAGAGCCACGATTTGTGGATAAGCGGACTACAGCTAAATTAGAGTATCCTAATGTACCGTTTACTGTCAATCATCGTGACGATTCGGCTGAGTTCGATGAAGATACTCAAATTcaacaagaagaacctcc TTTTGTTATATGGCGAAAGTCGAATAAAGTCTCTGTGAAGCTGGGTTTTACTCCAGACCCCGATTTAGCATCGAATGATGAGGTCGTGGTTGGCTTTTCCATGCAATACAATTATGTAAATACTGTCATCAATACTGCGGACAGAAGTGAGCCACAGAAACATACACTACATGCTCGTGTCTATgttaaagttggtaatataaccAGTGAAAGTGCTTAA
- the LOC119657087 gene encoding uncharacterized protein LOC119657087 — protein MSDSDTPNLIDWSLETVENVVSADQTGESSILSPQNILIRVGPHKEPSLDDNPFDVVLNQADLSDDPFELLSRQAELNKLNSNNTCQVETVNLLGLDEASTLNFDCIKGQGNPDANDGAELALAPPKESVSENPCMNSERPMEPSPEKILSNQDSLSTRDETIECTTEPIPNKLENTTEIDASAPVLLDDDSSKSLSKSGGNGSQFINGLRKRLLRLSDSGSSTGSPSRRGSKSGKDIIGDEFSDSFDDINSTNPVWVDSETEQESELEFLKIPILQEIEKTEKTTENRQTILATPKKDAVDALARYKEKMTEKGTNGQNSSNTIDLQAIRERVQRQKLEASNSQDIDDLIASMKQIILKSSDAEQKVEANKLFDSLRTLAGKNTAGTNTHTIDTMDSDPHTNLEVPPTIVRQGTFDLNKSDENEKEATNPSPTPSEILEEAESANSPQFSANISNIVEHIGMLLGNQNVNVLQTGVVPSPANVTNPTYIVVMGTPVLSSRQNTQMALNSTNSPEFESKPRGRSQSLSLHDKSVDRATKPIPNSPSTFSTPSRPYMLKRRSTISYSPATTTQPGARKSLYEPAKAPQKPAPVQRRHTNVINNQHTLLPPRGLPNSIVHTPLELDPKKLKLKSNDNSRRPTGPLRATIPLKKGLSTVTTPYASRSTNSGQLVTSTPIAATNLLETFPVTSTSSLPNGPSSKTNERTQARRSYLSVTPNGKARDRSGVSAVGRKRSLTDSRSSKQSSASYQSNKASHGPAVTMNNAQRRISSNTGTTTLPRSFGSLARSDKENKRPK, from the exons ATGTCAGACAGTGATACACCGAATTTAATTGATTGGAGTTTAGAAACAGTCGAAAATGTAGTCAGCGCGGATCAAACAGGCGAAAGTTCGATTCTATCTCCGCAAAATATCTTAATTAGAGTGGGGCCACACAAAGAGCCTAGTCTAGATGATAACCCTTTTGATGTGGTGCTTAACCAGGCGGATTTATCCGACGACCCATTTGAGTTGCTCTCGAGACAAGCAGAGCTCAATAAATTGAATTCGAACAACACCTGTCAGGTGGAAACTGTAAATTTGCTGGGACTGGACGAGGCAAGTACGTTGAATTTCGATTGTATAAAAGGGCAAGGTAATCCTGATGCAAATGACGGCGCCGAGTTGGCTTTGGCCCCGCCGAAAGAGAGTGTGAGTGAAAATCCGTGCATGAACTCAGAAAGGCCAATGGAACCCAGCCCGGAAAAGATTCTTTCAAATCAGGATAGCCTTAGCACTAGGGATGAAACCATTGAATGTACCACGGAACCGATTCCAAACAAGCTCGAAAATACAACCGAAATCGATGCATCTGCACCAGTTCTGCTTGATGACGACAGCAGCAAGTCTCTCAGCAAATCAGGCGGGAATGGATCTCAGTTTATAAATGGACTTCGAAAACGGTTGCTCAGGCTTAGTGACTCCGGATCTTCCACAGGATCTCCTTCCCGCCGAGGATCGAAATCCGGAAAGGATATCATTGGCGACGAGTTTAGTGACTCTTTCGACGACATAAATTCAACTAATCCAGTTTGGGTAGACTCAGAGACTGAACAGGAGAGTGAACTGGAATTTCTAAAAATTCCAATTTTGCAAGAAATCGAGAAAACGGAAAAAACGACTGAGAACCGGCAAACTATCCTGGCAACTCCGAAGAAAGATGCCGTTGACGCCTTGGCTAGATACAAGGAGAAAATGACTGAAAAGGGAACAAACGGGCAGAACTCTTCGAATACAATCGACTTGCAGGCAATCCGAGAGAGAGTCCAACGCCAGAAATTGGAAGCAAGTAATTCCCAAGATATCGACGACTTGATAGCGTCAATGAAACAAATCATTTTAAAATCATCTGATGCCGAACAAAAGGTTGAAGCTAATAAATTGTTCGATAGTTTGCGAACTCTTGCTGGAAAAAACACCGCTGGGACAAACACCCATACCATAGATACCATGGATTCTGATCCACATACTAACCTAGAAGTGCCTCCAACTATAGTCCGCCAGGGAACATTTGATCTGAATAAGTCCGACGAGAACGAAAAAGAGGCTACAAATCCATCGCCAACACCATCTGAGATACTTGAAGAGGCAGAATCTGCAAACTCTCCTCAATTTTCAGCAAATATCTCAAATATTGTTGAGCACATTGGAATGCTTCTTGGCAACCAGAATGTTAATGTGCTTCAAACAGGAGTCGTTCCCAGTCCAGCCAATGTGACTAATCCTACCTACATTGTGGTGATGGGGACGCCCGTCCTTTCCAGTCGACAAAACACTCAAATGGCACTGAATAGTACAAATTCCCCCGAATTCGAGTCGAAGCCTCGAGGACGCAGCCAGTCACTCAGTTTGCATGATAAGTCTGTCGACCGGGCAACTAAGCCGATACCTAACTCCCCAAGCACTTTCAGTACGCCCTCCAGGCCTTATATGCTGAAGCGGCGAAGTACAATCAGCTACTCCCCCGCAACGACAACCCAACCAGGAGCCCGAAAATCACTTTACGAACCAGCAAAAGCACCCCAGAAGCCAGCACCTGTCCAGCGGCGACATACGAACGTGATAAATAATCAACATACCTTACTCCCACCGAGAGGACTTCCGAATTCAATAGTCCACACACCTCTAGAATTGGATCCTAAGAAACTGAAGCTTAAATCCAACGATAACAGCCGTCGACCTACAGGACCCTTGCGGGCAACTATTCCTTTGAAGAAGGGTCTATCGACTGTTACTACGCCATACGCTTCCCGGTCTACTAACTCCGGGCAATTAGTCACAAGCACGCCTATCGCCGCCACAAACTTGTTGGAAACTTTCCCGGTTACTTCCACCTCGTCATTGCCTAATGGGCCTTCCTCGAAAACTAACGAACGAACTCAGGCCAGGAGGTCATATTTGTCTGTAACTCCCAACGGGAAAGCCAGAGATAGGTCAGGTGTTTCTGCTGTAGGTCGGAAGCGGTCGCTAACTGATTCTAGATCATCGAAACAATCTTCCGCCAGCTATCAATCGAACAAAGCATCACATGGACCGGCGGTCACAATGAACAACGCTCAAAGGCGTATTTCATCCAATACG GGAACCACTACACTGCCCAGGAGTTTTGGATCGCTCGCTAGAAGTGATAAAGAAAACAAACGTCCAAAGTGA